Sequence from the Nocardia brasiliensis genome:
ACTGGCCGGACCACGGCTCCCGTTGTCCCACACCGGGATCTGCCGCCGCGAACCTGTCACCGACGCCGCCTAGGCTGACCGGATGACCGATCAACCCCTGCGCTACCGCTTGATCACCGGAGTCGACGACGCCACGTTCTGCGCACGCGTCAGCGCCCTGCTCGACCAGGGCTACCGGCTGCACGGCTCGCCCGCAGTGACCTTCAA
This genomic interval carries:
- a CDS encoding DUF1737 domain-containing protein — its product is MTDQPLRYRLITGVDDATFCARVSALLDQGYRLHGSPAVTFNGTDVIAAQAVVLDGDWSPSSHATQVTSRT